The sequence GCTGAACGGCAGACCGGCCTCGGCGAGCCGCTCATTTCGCGTCTCAGAACCTTCGGCGAACTCACCGACCTTCATATCGACGACATGTGCGACGTAGGCAAGTCCCCTCGCCGCTCCAAGGCCGCCCTCGTTTCGGCAGAACGCAAAATGGGCCGGTACAACCGGCCCATTTTCAATCAATCCTCCTCAACCGATTCCTCCTCAGCGGGTGCCGGGATCTCATCCGGCAGGGTTTGCGGTCCAATCCGGTCGGCAACAAGCATCGAAAGCATCATCTCGACAAGACCATTGGCGGCCCGTTTCTCGCCACCGGTAGCGCCGATCTGGATCTGCGGCACGATCGGTAGCCTGCCATTCTCGATCGCTTCGGCGAAGCGCATGAGAACCTGCGAGTTGAGCTGATAGTCCGGGCCGCCGAAGGCTGCGACCTTCTTCTCGGTGGCCTCGGCCTCCGCCAGACCGATGGCGCGCACCCTCTCGGCATCTGCAAAACCGGTCGCCTTGATGCGTTCGGCATCGGCAAGCGCGATAGCCTTGATCATGTCGGCCTCGCCCTGGCCGCCGAGGCGTACCTTCTCGGCTTCTGCCTTGGCAGTGACCTGAATGGTTTCTGCCTGCTGGCGGGTGCGGGCGAGTTGCGCCTTGCCCTCGTTCTCACTGATCTCGATGGTAAGTGCCGACGTCGTGATCTTGGCTTGCTGTTCGGCGAGCGCCTCCTTCTCACGCAACGTGCGCTCCTGAATGGCCGCCTTCTCCTGCAATTTATAAGTCTCGACCTTTTCGACTGCGATCTGGCGCTCACGCAACTGGATCAGGATCTGTTCTATGCTGTTCTGGCCATTGGCAGCACGGGGCGTACCAATCAACACTTCCTGCAGCTCGAGGCTGTAGGAATTGAATTTTTCGCGCATCTCCTCGCCCGATTTGCGCTGGATATCGCTGCGCTCCTGCAAAAGCTGGATCAGCGTCTTTGTCTGGGCGATATTCTTGAAGTAAGCAGAGACCATCGGATCGAGCGTTTGTTCGACCAGCCGCTTGATGTCACCGAAACGCTGCACCACGAGCGGCGCCTTCATATAGTCGATATGCACGACGACGGAGAGCGGCAGCACAGGCTCGAACGCGTCCTTGGTGATCAGCGACACTTCAGACAGGTTCTCGTCCAGCCTGTGTTCGCCAAACTGCTCCTTCGTCCATTTGAGCACGAAGTTGGTGGTCGGCACGATGATGATATTGCCGGCATAGGTATTGAACGCATACTTGCCTGGCAGGAGCGGCGTTGACCAGACACCGCGTGCGCCGATTTCGACCAGCTCGCCATGACGGTATGCCTGCCCGGATATATCCGTGCCGTGGCGGCCATTATAAGAGACGACGACACCCACCGTGCCAACGTCAATGATCGTCTTCTTGACCAATTCGACGGTCGCGAAAATGCGATTGAGGAAGTAGCTACCGTCGGCCAGCACCTGCAGCTGCCGGCCACGGTAGCCACCGGCATTGAGAAACTTCTCCGGGTCCTGAAAATTATTGTGGAAGTTCGGATCGTTCGGATCGTTGGCGACGGTCGGTGCGATGATCTCGCCGTCCGGCAGGGCCGGACCGTCATGGATGGTGACGACACCGATCATATCCTCGGCATTATGGATGACGATTGGCTCAAAGCCGCCCCGCCCGAGATCATGCTGGACATATTGGTAAAAAGGTTTTGTTCCGACGAGCTCAGATTAACGGCATAAATCGACTGGGCGGTGAGCACGATGAATTGTGCGAGATTGATGGCATAGATGCCTTCACGCAAGATCTTGCGTTGCGGTCCTTTCTGCCCGCCTTTTTCGAGAAAGCCGCGCACATCCTGGAAATCATCGGCGTCGGTGTTGGAAGCAAGTGTCTGCGTCGAAGGCAGCGGCTTGCCATCACGGGCAAAGACATAGCCGATCTGACCCTGCGGGATGGTGACAAGATTGGCGCGATGCATCGAATATTGGAACGGCATGAAGAAATGCAGGCCACCGCGCACGACTTCCGGCTGGTAGCCTGCCTCACGGTTCAGCGCAATGAAGCCATTGCTGACGGAGCCGCGAAAACTCCATAGTTTTTCCAAGATGCCGAGCCTGTCGTTTGGGATGTAGCGAACCACGCCGCTCCACCAGAACAGGATTGCCAGCACGATGACTGGCACGGCGATCTCGATCGCCATCCATTTCATCGGCTCAAGATATTGCAGGGCTTCCATCTCTTCTCTCCTGTTGGGCGCGCGGGTTCGTTCACCGGACGGCCACCCGGTTGGTGTTGATTGATTAAGCGGGGAGATTGCACACCGACACGCCCGACGCACTAAGAGTGTGTCGACCGTTTGGGCTGCTCATTGTCTAGGAAAATGACCGCGCATCCCGTCCCCAGTGAGGGAGGCGTGGCCTGAGTGATGTCACATCGGTGTTGCCTTGATAGACATAACGGCAAATGACGTAGGGATCGCGCCAACAGGTTTAAAGATATTCCGCGCGGAAATCGTATAAGTATTTTCCAAATGCTATTTCGAACAGCGTGGTGGTTGGCTCTTCGCCTGCGCTATTACAGCTGCCGGCACACTTCAACGCAGAAATCGACGAAGGCGCGAACCTTGGCCGGCGGATGCTTGCGCGACGGGTGAAAGGCAAACAGCGGGAAGAGCTCGCCATGCCAGTCCGGAAAGAGATCGATCAGCACCCCATCCGCCAACAACTCCCCGACGCCCCAACTGATAACTTGGGTGACACCCGTTCCAGCGATGCATTCCTCCAGCATCGATTTTGGGTCGGTGAAGGTCAGAGGTCCGCTGGTTACGACCTCGATTGTTTCCTCGCCGCGTACAAACGCCCAATCGAACGGCGTGCCGCTATGTGGGTCCAGGAATTGCAGGCATCGATGCGTTGAGAGATCCTCAGGGTCGCGGGGGCCACAGGATGTCGTCGAGATTGGCATCCGCGTGATGGTGCATGCCTGAACTGAGGTAGACAAGCCGGTGTGGTCGCTCGATCAATGCGGTCAGGATATAGGCCGACAATGTGTTGATGGCGAAGACATGCGGCAAGCCGTCGGCCGTCAGGCGATAGGCGTCGCGATAGCCGACGGCGGCGTTGTGGATCACCGCATCGAAGCGGCCGAGTTCATTGACGCGTGCGGCGACTTGCTTGGCTCCGGCAACTGTGTCGAGGTCGCCTTCCACGATTGCTTCGGCCGCTGCAGGATTGTCTGCTCGAAATCTGCGCCGAGCTCTCCGGCGTCACGCTGCCTGCCTGAGCCAGAATGCCGGCGATCCCGCCGCTGATCCAGAACATTCCGGGAGCTGACACCAGTACGGAATGGCATTTCTACGGTACGATTTGATGGATGCAACGAGGGTTACCATGGGGCGATTCTGCCGCACGAAAACCTGTTTTCGATCCGCAGGATCTGGAGCCGCTGCTGATTTCGCGGCAACATGCGGGCGATGTCGATGGCATGAGCGCCTTGTTCGAACACGACGCGGTGATCGACTGTGGCGGCGGACGTTTTCTGCGCGGGCGTGAAGCCATTCGCGCCTACTATGCCGAGATTGTCGCGTCCGGACGGAAGTTTGCGACCGGAGACCAGCGCCCCGCCCTGATTTGCGGCGACCTCGCGCTTACCTCGACCCGGCTCCCCGACGGCGACATCACCAGCGTGGTTGCCCGGCGGCAGACCGACGGCTCCTGGCTTTGGGTCATCGACCGCTATTCTGTTGCTTGGGATTGAGGCTTTGGCTGGGCCAGCCGGTTACGCCGTCCGGGAAATCCGGCCGGCCGTGCACAGCAAGCGCACACAAAACTCGACTGCGGCCGTGATGGCCGCAGTCGTTGCGTTCAGCAATCCGGGTGCGGCTAGCGCCGCAGCGCGTATACGCTCGCCATGGTTTCGCCGGCGACGGGCAGCGCCATGTCGTCGTCCAGAAGCCGCGTGATCCGGGCAAAGCCGGTGAATGCCTTCCTGGCCTCCTCCGCCGACATCTGTCCCGACAAAGCCGCCGAGCAGCAATTCAGCGCGCACTGATACACTGGTCCACGTCGTCCCGTCGGCCATTTACGCAAGAAAACCATCGCCTCGGCGACACTATCCACTTCTTCTACAGGATGTCCCTGCCCGCGAGAGATTCGCACGGGCGCAAAGAAATGCAGGTAGTCCATCGTTTCCTCCCGGTCGATCGCGATGCCGCCCGATCGAACCCTATGAAACGCACGGTCAGGTGGTTGGTTCCACTCAGAAAACAGAATCTTTGAAAAATCTTTTGGATACCGGCTAAACCGTCGGAAAGTGGCAGGCCACTTTACGGCCCGGTCGATATTCCCTCAGCTCCGGCCGCTCGGTGCGGCAGCGCTCAACCGCGATCGGGCATCTCGGGTGGAAACGGCAGCCGGATGGCGGCTTGAGCGGGCTCGGCACGTCGCCGGTGAGGATGATGCGCTTGCGCGTCCCGCTGGGCGTCGTCTCGACGACCGGAACCGCCGAGATCAGCGCCTGGCTGTAAGGGTGGGCCGGGGCGGCAAACACCTCCTCCGCCGGCCCTTCCTCGACGATCGAGCCGAGATACATGACAGCGATGCGGGTCGACACCTGACGCACCACCGAGAGATCGTGGGCGATGAAGATGTAGGTGAGGTTCAGCTTCTCCTGCAAATCGGCGAGCAGGTTGACGATCTGCGCCTGCACCGACACGTCGAGCGCCGAGACCGGTTCGTCCAGTACGACGAGATCGGGATTGAGCGCGATCGCCCGCGCAATGCCGACGCGCTGGCGCTGGCCGCCGGAGAATTCGTGGGGATAGCGCATGACATGGTCTGGCAGCAGGCCGACGAGATCGAACAGTTCGGTGACCCGCGCGGTGATCTCGCGTGACGACAGCTTGCCGTGGATGCGCAACGGCTCGGCCACGAGGTCGCCGACGCGGCGGCGCGGATTGAGCGAGGCCGACGGATCCTGGAAGACCATTTGCAGGCGCCGCCGCAGCGGCCTCAGTTCGGACAGCGACTTCGAAGTGATGTCCTCGCCTTCGAACAGCAGCTCACCATCTGTGATCTCGTAGAGCCTGACCAGGCAGCGCGCCAGCGTGGACTTGCCGCATCCGGATTCGCCGACCAGCCCGACCGTCTCGCCGCGCCGCACGGTGAGCGAGACATTGTCGACCGCATGGACGGTTCGCTTGCCTTCGGCGGAGAACCGGGTGCCGATTGAAAAACGCTTTCCCAGCGAACGCGTCTCGAGAATTGGGCTGTCGGTCATCGTTTTGCTCATGCCTGCGCCACCCGGAAGCATGCCGCGGCGTGGGTTCCGCCGCCAAGGTCGGGCTTGCCGGTCACGCAGGGCTCGTAGTGCACCGGGCAGCGCGGACCGAAGGCACAGCCTTGCGGCAGGCGCAGCAGCGATGGCGGTGAGCCGGGAATGGCTGGCAGGCGGCGCGGTTTTTCACCGGTGAGCGGCGGGATCGAGCCGAGCAGCGCGCGCGTATAGGGATGCCGCGGATCGGAAAACAGCTCCATGCGGCTGCCGCGCTCCACCACGCGCCCGGCATACATGACCATCACCCGATCGGCGAGTTCGGAGACAACGCCCATGTCATGGGTGATGAAGACCACCGCCGATTTGTGCGTCGCGCGCAGCTTGCGCACGAGGTCGAGAATGCCGGCCTGCACGGTGACGTCGAGCGCCGTGGTCGGCTCATCCGCCACCAGCAGCGCCGGATTGCAGGACAATGCCATTGCAATCACCGCACGTTGCCGCATGCCGCCCGAAAGCTGGTGCGGATAGCGTGACATCGCCTCGTGCGGATTGGGAAAATTCACCTCGGCCAGCAGTTCTTCGACGCGTTCCATCGCCTTGGCCTTGCTGACATTCTGGTGCGCGCGGATCTGCTCGGCGATCTGCCAGCCGATCGTGTAGACCGGCGTCAGCGCCGTCATCGGATCCTGGAAGATCATCGCGATCTCGTTGCCGCGCAGCCGCCTCAGTTCGCGCGCGGGCAGCCCGACAAGCTCGCGGCCCTTGTAGCGGATCGAGCCCTCTATGCTGGCGTTGGGATCGGTGATGAGGCCCATGACGGCCAGCAGCGACACCGTCTTGCCGGAACCGGATTCGCCGACGACACCGAGGATCTCGCTTTCCTCGAGATCGAAGGAGACGCCGTCGATGGCGCGCACCAGCCCGTCATTGGTGCGGAAGGATACTTTGAGGTCGCGCACCGACAGTATCATGAAGTCCTCAGGCGCGGATCGAGAAGGATGTAGATGAAATCGACAACGGCGTTGGCGATGACCACGAACATCGACGCGTACATCACCGTTGCCATGATCATCGGCAGATCGAGGTTCTGCAGCGCGTCATAGGTCAGCTTGCCGATGCCGTGCAGCCCGAACACCACTTCGGTCAAAAGGGCCGAGCCGCCCACCAGCGCGCCGAAGTCGAGACCGAACAGGGTGACGAACGCGATAAGCGATGTGCGCAAGGCATGCCGCAGCAGGATGCGCGTCTCCGACAGGCCCTTGGCGCGAGCCGTGCGGATAAAGTCTTCCTGCAGGGATTCGATGATGGCCGCGCGCAGCACGCGCCCGAAAATGCCGATGTAGAGAATGGCGAGCGTAATCCACGGTATGACCAGGGTCAGGAACCAGCCTTTCGGATCGTCGGAGAAATTCTTGTAGCCGAGCGGCGGCACCCAGGAGAATGCCCAACTGTCGTGGTAGCGGCTCTGGGTGATCAGGTTCATCACCTCGCCCAGCCAGTAGACCGGCATGGAAATGCCGAGCAACCCGAAAGCCATCAGCAGCTTGTCCAGCCAGCTATCTCGCGTAGCGGCAGCGACAATGCCGATGATGATG is a genomic window of Mesorhizobium huakuii containing:
- a CDS encoding ABC transporter ATP-binding protein, which codes for MILSVRDLKVSFRTNDGLVRAIDGVSFDLEESEILGVVGESGSGKTVSLLAVMGLITDPNASIEGSIRYKGRELVGLPARELRRLRGNEIAMIFQDPMTALTPVYTIGWQIAEQIRAHQNVSKAKAMERVEELLAEVNFPNPHEAMSRYPHQLSGGMRQRAVIAMALSCNPALLVADEPTTALDVTVQAGILDLVRKLRATHKSAVVFITHDMGVVSELADRVMVMYAGRVVERGSRMELFSDPRHPYTRALLGSIPPLTGEKPRRLPAIPGSPPSLLRLPQGCAFGPRCPVHYEPCVTGKPDLGGGTHAAACFRVAQA
- a CDS encoding DUF982 domain-containing protein, which codes for MDYLHFFAPVRISRGQGHPVEEVDSVAEAMVFLRKWPTGRRGPVYQCALNCCSAALSGQMSAEEARKAFTGFARITRLLDDDMALPVAGETMASVYALRR
- a CDS encoding ABC transporter permease; the protein is MFYAILRRFGQMLFVMFGISVIVFLIFFATPGADPAARIAGRDASPEVLEAVRHSFGFDRPLYVQYVKMMEKIFVTGDLTSFVNRGWKVVPAVMDSIPVTLSLVFGAAILWVVVSIIIGIVAAATRDSWLDKLLMAFGLLGISMPVYWLGEVMNLITQSRYHDSWAFSWVPPLGYKNFSDDPKGWFLTLVIPWITLAILYIGIFGRVLRAAIIESLQEDFIRTARAKGLSETRILLRHALRTSLIAFVTLFGLDFGALVGGSALLTEVVFGLHGIGKLTYDALQNLDLPMIMATVMYASMFVVIANAVVDFIYILLDPRLRTS
- a CDS encoding LysR substrate-binding domain-containing protein, encoding MPISTTSCGPRDPEDLSTHRCLQFLDPHSGTPFDWAFVRGEETIEVVTSGPLTFTDPKSMLEECIAGTGVTQVISWGVGELLADGVLIDLFPDWHGELFPLFAFHPSRKHPPAKVRAFVDFCVEVCRQL
- a CDS encoding ABC transporter ATP-binding protein is translated as MTDSPILETRSLGKRFSIGTRFSAEGKRTVHAVDNVSLTVRRGETVGLVGESGCGKSTLARCLVRLYEITDGELLFEGEDITSKSLSELRPLRRRLQMVFQDPSASLNPRRRVGDLVAEPLRIHGKLSSREITARVTELFDLVGLLPDHVMRYPHEFSGGQRQRVGIARAIALNPDLVVLDEPVSALDVSVQAQIVNLLADLQEKLNLTYIFIAHDLSVVRQVSTRIAVMYLGSIVEEGPAEEVFAAPAHPYSQALISAVPVVETTPSGTRKRIILTGDVPSPLKPPSGCRFHPRCPIAVERCRTERPELREYRPGRKVACHFPTV
- a CDS encoding YybH family protein, whose translation is MQRGLPWGDSAARKPVFDPQDLEPLLISRQHAGDVDGMSALFEHDAVIDCGGGRFLRGREAIRAYYAEIVASGRKFATGDQRPALICGDLALTSTRLPDGDITSVVARRQTDGSWLWVIDRYSVAWD